The Epinephelus lanceolatus isolate andai-2023 chromosome 21, ASM4190304v1, whole genome shotgun sequence genome has a segment encoding these proteins:
- the LOC117247221 gene encoding ATP-dependent RNA helicase DHX8 isoform X1: protein MAALDEIQRLEYLSLVSKVCTELENHLGISEKDLAEFIISLAEKHPTFEKFKAALCENGADFTDTFIGNLLRLIQTMRPSPSTSKAHQTELRPKSEKDKLKEKYPALCRPDDPVWTIPPRHTDTDEQVAAAAMKELEMLMPNVCGTSSDNRSDRNLHGDRSRDTNRQIGPKQIHPRSSSQDRDGETNPPRKRKRVSRWSDHPPSPHRDDGNNKKDDRDSDHCRDRLVDRPPPEEPVVGDIYTGKISSIMQFGCFVQLEGLRKRWEGLVHISELRKEGRIANVADVVAKGQRVKVKVLSFTGTKASLSMKDVDQETGEDLNPNRRRNIEPVVRDEALRNPDRPIEASMLELEEDPSERKRLTKITDLEKWEIKQMIAANVLPKEEFPEFDEETGILPKIDDDEDEDIEIDLVEEEPPFLRGQTKWTMNMSPVKIVKNPDGSLSQAAMMQSALSKERRELKQAARAAELDSIPTGLHKNWIDPMPDYEGRQIAANMRGIGAMPIDLPEWKRYALGGNQVSYGKRTELSILQQRESLPIFKLKEQLVQAVHDNQILIVVGETGSGKTTQITQYLAEAGYTSRGKIGCTQPRRVAAMSVAKRVSEEYGCRLGQEVGYTIRFEDCTSTETVIKYMTHGMLQRECLLDPDMSQYSLIMLDEAHERTIHTDVLFGLLKKTIQKRKDMKLIVSSATLDSVKFSQYFFEAPIFTIPGRTFPVEILYTKEPETDYLDAGLITVMQIHLTEPPGDILVFLTGQEEIDTACELLYERMKSLGPDVPELIILPVYSALPSEMQTRIFDPAPLGSRKVIIATNIAETSLTIDGIYYVVDPGFVKQIVYNSKTGIDQLVVTPISQAQAKQRAGRAGRTGPGKCYRLYTERAYRDEMLTTNVPEIQRTNLASTVLSLKAMGINDLLAFDFMDAPPMETLITAMEQLYTLGALDDEGLLTRLGRRMAEFPLEPMLCKMLIMSVHLGCSEEMLTIVSMLSVQNIFYRPKDKQAQADQKKTKFSQLEGDHLTLLAVYNSWKNNKFSNPWCFENFIQARSLKRAQDIRKQMLSIMDRHKLDVVSCGKATVQVQKAICSGFFRNTARKHPHDGYRTLIDQQVVYLHPSSTLFNRQPEWLVYHELVLTTKEYMREVTTIDPRWLVEFAPAFYRVADPTRLSRQKRQQKLEPLYNRYEEPNAWRISRAFRRR from the exons ATGGCAGCTTTAGATGAAATACAACGTCTTGAATATTTATCTTTGGTGTCGAAGGTGTGCACGGAGCTGGAGAATCATCTGGGGATAAGCGAGAAAGATCTGG CTGAATTCATCATCAGTTTGGCAGAAAAACATCCAACATTTGAGAAGTTCAaagcagctctgtgtgaaaatggagcagactttact GACACGTTTATTGGTAATTTACTCAGACTTATTCAGACCATGCGACCCTCACCATCTACAAGTAAAG CTCATCAGACGGAGCTCAGGCCAAAGAGTGAGAAGGACAAGCTGAAGGAGAAATATCCTGCGTTATGTAGACCAGATGATCCAGTGTGGACG ATCCCACCacgacacacagatacagatgagcaggtggcagcagcagccatgAAGGAGCTGGAGATGCTCATGCCAAACGTCTGTGGAACCAGCTCTGATAACAG GTCAGACAGGAATTTGCACGGTGACAGAAGTcgagacacaaacagacaaatcgGACCTAAGCAAATTCATCCTCGCTCCAGTTCACAAGATCGTGACGGAGAAACAAACCCCCCACGCAAAAGGAAGCGAGTGTCTCGCTGGAGTGACCATCCGCCAAGCCCTCACAGAGACGATGGGAACAACAAGAAGGACGACAGAGATTCTGACCACTGTCGCGACAGACTTGTGGATCGCCCTCCTCCAGAGGAGCCCGTTGTGGGTGACATCTACACCGGCAAAATCAGCAGCATCATGCAGTTTGGCTGTTTTGTGCAGCTGGAGGGCCTCAG GAAACGTTGGGAGGGTCTGGTGCACATCTCAGAGTTGCGCAAAGAAGGACGTATAGCCAATGTGGCTGACGTGGTCGCCAAAGGTCAAAGGGTGAAGGTCAAAGTGCTGTCGTTCACTGGGACCAAAGCCAGCCTCAGCATGAAG GATGTGGACCAGGAGACAGGGGAGGACCTGAACCCAAACCGGAGAAGAAACATTGAGCCTGTAGTCAGAGATGAAGCCTTGAGGAACCCCGACCGTCCGATTGAAGCCAGCATGCTGGAATTAGAGGAAGACCCATCAGAGCGCAAACGGCTCACCAAAATCACCGACCTTGAAAAATGGGAAATTAAACAG ATGATCGCAGCCAACGTCCTTCCTAAAGAGGAGTTCCCAGAATTTGACGAGGAGACGGGGATCCTTCCCAAAATAGATGACGATGAAG ATGAAGACATAGAGATTGACCTGGTGGAAGAGGAGCCACCATTTCTGAGGGGACAGACGAAATGGACCATGAACATGAGCCCGGTGAAGATAGTGAAG AATCCAGACGGCTCTCTTTCCCAAGCAGCGATGATGCAGAGCGCTCTCTCTaaggagaggagggagctgAAGCAGGCCGCTCGTGCAGCAGAGTTGGACTCCATCCCCACTGGTCTCCACAAGAACTGGATCGACCCGATGCCTGATT ATGAAGGAAGGCAGATTGCTGCCAACATGAGAGGCATCGGCGCTATGCCTATCGATCTCCCAGAATGGAAGAGATACGCCCTCGGGGGGAACCAGGTGTCGTATGGCAAGAGGACAGAGCTTTCCAtcctgcagcagagagagagtcTGCCTATTTTCAAGCTGAAGGAACAGCTGGTTCAG GCTGTCCACGACAATCAGATCTTGATCGTAGTTGGAGAAACTGGCTCCGGTAAGACCACACAGATCACTCAGTACCTGGCGGAGGCAGGTTACACCTCCCGGGGGAAGATTGGCTGCACGCAGCCCCGTCGTGTGGCCGCCATGTCAGTGGCCAAGAGAGTCTCTGAGGAGTACGGTTGCCGTCTGGGACAAGAG GTGGGTTACACCATTCGTTTTGAGGACTGCACCAGCACTGAAACAGTAATCAAATACATGACTCATGGTATGCTGCAAAGGGAATGTCTGCTGGACCCAGACATGAGTCAGTATTCCCTCATTATGCTAGATGAGGCCCACGAGAGAACAATCCACACCGATGTGCTGTTTGGCCTTCTCAAGaag ACGATACAGAAACGCAAAGACATGAAGCTGATTGTGTCCTCTGCCACGCTGGATTCTGTCAAGTTCTCCCAGTATTTCTTTGAAGCTCCGATCTTCACCATCCCAGGAAGAACTTTCCCCGTGGAGATCCTCTACACCAAAGAGCCTGAGACAGACTACCTGGATGCCGGTCTCATCACAGTCATGCAGATTCATCTGACCGAGCCCCCAG GTGACATCCTGGTGTTTCTGACTGGACAGGAAGAGATCGACACGGCTTGTGAGCTCCTGTATGAGAGGATGAAGTCACTGGGGCCTGATGTTCCTGAACTGATTATTCTGCCAGTTTACTCGGCCCTGCCCAGTGAGATGCAGACCAGGATCTTTGACCCTGCACCGCTAGGCAGCAGAAAG GTCATCATTGCCACAAACATTGCTGAGACGTCTCTCACTATTGATGGAATCTACTATGTGGTGGACCCCGGCTTTGTTAAACAGATCGTGTATAATTCCAAGACGGGCATTGACCAGCTGGTGGTGACTCCCATCTCACAG GCCCAGGCCAAGCAGAGGGCGGGCCGAGCCGGCAGAACAGGTCCAGGGAAGTGTTACAGACTCTACACTGAGAGAGCCTACAGAGACGAGATGCTGACGACCAATGTGCCTGAGATCCAGAGAACCAACTTGGCCAGCACTGTGCTGTCTCTGAAG GCCATGGGTATAAATGACCTCCTGGCATTTGACTTCATGGACGCTCCCCCAATGGAGACTCTGATCACAGCCATGGAGCAGCTCTACACTCTGGGGGCTCTGGATGATGAAGGCTTACTCACACGTTTGGGCAGAAGG ATGGCTGAGTTTCCTCTGGAGCCCATGTTGTGTAAGATGTTGATCATGTCCGTCCACCTGGGCTGCAGCGAAGAGATGCTCACTATCGTGTCAATGCTGTCTGTGCAGAACATCTTTTATAGACCAAAG GACAAACAGGCCCAGGCTgaccagaaaaagacaaagtttTCCCAGCTAGAGGGAGACCACCTGACCCTGTTGGCTGTCTACAACTCCTGGAAGAACAACAAGTTCTCCAACCCATGGTGTTTCGAGAACTTCATCCAGGCGCGCTCCTTAAAGAGAGCTCAGGACATACGCAAGCAGATGCTCAGCATCATGGACAG GCACAAGTTGGACGTGGTGTCATGTGGAAAAGCAACAGTGCAAGTTCAGAAAGCTATCTGCAGTGGTTTCTTCAGGAACACTGCCAGGAAGCACCCTCATGACGGGTACCGTACCCTCATTGACCAGCAGGTGGTGTACCTCCACCCCTCTAGTACTCTCTTCAACCGCCAGCCTGAATG GCTTGTGTACCACGAGCTTGTGCTGACCACCAAGGAGTACATGCGGGAGGTGACCACCATCGACCCTCGCTGGCTGGTGGAGTTTGCGCCGGCCTTCTACAGAGTTGCCGACCCCACGCGTCTCAGTCGGCAGAAGAGGCAGCAGAAACTGGAACCACTGTACAACCGTTATGAGGAACCCAACGCCTGGAGAATCTCACGTGCCTTCAGACGACGCTGA
- the LOC117247221 gene encoding ATP-dependent RNA helicase DHX8 isoform X2 — protein sequence MLELEEDPSERKRLTKITDLEKWEIKQMIAANVLPKEEFPEFDEETGILPKIDDDEDEDIEIDLVEEEPPFLRGQTKWTMNMSPVKIVKNPDGSLSQAAMMQSALSKERRELKQAARAAELDSIPTGLHKNWIDPMPDYEGRQIAANMRGIGAMPIDLPEWKRYALGGNQVSYGKRTELSILQQRESLPIFKLKEQLVQAVHDNQILIVVGETGSGKTTQITQYLAEAGYTSRGKIGCTQPRRVAAMSVAKRVSEEYGCRLGQEVGYTIRFEDCTSTETVIKYMTHGMLQRECLLDPDMSQYSLIMLDEAHERTIHTDVLFGLLKKTIQKRKDMKLIVSSATLDSVKFSQYFFEAPIFTIPGRTFPVEILYTKEPETDYLDAGLITVMQIHLTEPPGDILVFLTGQEEIDTACELLYERMKSLGPDVPELIILPVYSALPSEMQTRIFDPAPLGSRKVIIATNIAETSLTIDGIYYVVDPGFVKQIVYNSKTGIDQLVVTPISQAQAKQRAGRAGRTGPGKCYRLYTERAYRDEMLTTNVPEIQRTNLASTVLSLKAMGINDLLAFDFMDAPPMETLITAMEQLYTLGALDDEGLLTRLGRRMAEFPLEPMLCKMLIMSVHLGCSEEMLTIVSMLSVQNIFYRPKDKQAQADQKKTKFSQLEGDHLTLLAVYNSWKNNKFSNPWCFENFIQARSLKRAQDIRKQMLSIMDRHKLDVVSCGKATVQVQKAICSGFFRNTARKHPHDGYRTLIDQQVVYLHPSSTLFNRQPEWLVYHELVLTTKEYMREVTTIDPRWLVEFAPAFYRVADPTRLSRQKRQQKLEPLYNRYEEPNAWRISRAFRRR from the exons ATGCTGGAATTAGAGGAAGACCCATCAGAGCGCAAACGGCTCACCAAAATCACCGACCTTGAAAAATGGGAAATTAAACAG ATGATCGCAGCCAACGTCCTTCCTAAAGAGGAGTTCCCAGAATTTGACGAGGAGACGGGGATCCTTCCCAAAATAGATGACGATGAAG ATGAAGACATAGAGATTGACCTGGTGGAAGAGGAGCCACCATTTCTGAGGGGACAGACGAAATGGACCATGAACATGAGCCCGGTGAAGATAGTGAAG AATCCAGACGGCTCTCTTTCCCAAGCAGCGATGATGCAGAGCGCTCTCTCTaaggagaggagggagctgAAGCAGGCCGCTCGTGCAGCAGAGTTGGACTCCATCCCCACTGGTCTCCACAAGAACTGGATCGACCCGATGCCTGATT ATGAAGGAAGGCAGATTGCTGCCAACATGAGAGGCATCGGCGCTATGCCTATCGATCTCCCAGAATGGAAGAGATACGCCCTCGGGGGGAACCAGGTGTCGTATGGCAAGAGGACAGAGCTTTCCAtcctgcagcagagagagagtcTGCCTATTTTCAAGCTGAAGGAACAGCTGGTTCAG GCTGTCCACGACAATCAGATCTTGATCGTAGTTGGAGAAACTGGCTCCGGTAAGACCACACAGATCACTCAGTACCTGGCGGAGGCAGGTTACACCTCCCGGGGGAAGATTGGCTGCACGCAGCCCCGTCGTGTGGCCGCCATGTCAGTGGCCAAGAGAGTCTCTGAGGAGTACGGTTGCCGTCTGGGACAAGAG GTGGGTTACACCATTCGTTTTGAGGACTGCACCAGCACTGAAACAGTAATCAAATACATGACTCATGGTATGCTGCAAAGGGAATGTCTGCTGGACCCAGACATGAGTCAGTATTCCCTCATTATGCTAGATGAGGCCCACGAGAGAACAATCCACACCGATGTGCTGTTTGGCCTTCTCAAGaag ACGATACAGAAACGCAAAGACATGAAGCTGATTGTGTCCTCTGCCACGCTGGATTCTGTCAAGTTCTCCCAGTATTTCTTTGAAGCTCCGATCTTCACCATCCCAGGAAGAACTTTCCCCGTGGAGATCCTCTACACCAAAGAGCCTGAGACAGACTACCTGGATGCCGGTCTCATCACAGTCATGCAGATTCATCTGACCGAGCCCCCAG GTGACATCCTGGTGTTTCTGACTGGACAGGAAGAGATCGACACGGCTTGTGAGCTCCTGTATGAGAGGATGAAGTCACTGGGGCCTGATGTTCCTGAACTGATTATTCTGCCAGTTTACTCGGCCCTGCCCAGTGAGATGCAGACCAGGATCTTTGACCCTGCACCGCTAGGCAGCAGAAAG GTCATCATTGCCACAAACATTGCTGAGACGTCTCTCACTATTGATGGAATCTACTATGTGGTGGACCCCGGCTTTGTTAAACAGATCGTGTATAATTCCAAGACGGGCATTGACCAGCTGGTGGTGACTCCCATCTCACAG GCCCAGGCCAAGCAGAGGGCGGGCCGAGCCGGCAGAACAGGTCCAGGGAAGTGTTACAGACTCTACACTGAGAGAGCCTACAGAGACGAGATGCTGACGACCAATGTGCCTGAGATCCAGAGAACCAACTTGGCCAGCACTGTGCTGTCTCTGAAG GCCATGGGTATAAATGACCTCCTGGCATTTGACTTCATGGACGCTCCCCCAATGGAGACTCTGATCACAGCCATGGAGCAGCTCTACACTCTGGGGGCTCTGGATGATGAAGGCTTACTCACACGTTTGGGCAGAAGG ATGGCTGAGTTTCCTCTGGAGCCCATGTTGTGTAAGATGTTGATCATGTCCGTCCACCTGGGCTGCAGCGAAGAGATGCTCACTATCGTGTCAATGCTGTCTGTGCAGAACATCTTTTATAGACCAAAG GACAAACAGGCCCAGGCTgaccagaaaaagacaaagtttTCCCAGCTAGAGGGAGACCACCTGACCCTGTTGGCTGTCTACAACTCCTGGAAGAACAACAAGTTCTCCAACCCATGGTGTTTCGAGAACTTCATCCAGGCGCGCTCCTTAAAGAGAGCTCAGGACATACGCAAGCAGATGCTCAGCATCATGGACAG GCACAAGTTGGACGTGGTGTCATGTGGAAAAGCAACAGTGCAAGTTCAGAAAGCTATCTGCAGTGGTTTCTTCAGGAACACTGCCAGGAAGCACCCTCATGACGGGTACCGTACCCTCATTGACCAGCAGGTGGTGTACCTCCACCCCTCTAGTACTCTCTTCAACCGCCAGCCTGAATG GCTTGTGTACCACGAGCTTGTGCTGACCACCAAGGAGTACATGCGGGAGGTGACCACCATCGACCCTCGCTGGCTGGTGGAGTTTGCGCCGGCCTTCTACAGAGTTGCCGACCCCACGCGTCTCAGTCGGCAGAAGAGGCAGCAGAAACTGGAACCACTGTACAACCGTTATGAGGAACCCAACGCCTGGAGAATCTCACGTGCCTTCAGACGACGCTGA